A region from the Chloroflexia bacterium SDU3-3 genome encodes:
- a CDS encoding nucleotidyltransferase family protein: MHSHDRYHQELASLLLPHPWFRPLLETVRALALPDWFIGAGVIRTLVWDHLHSYAAPTPLADVDVVFFDPADLRPARDAEVQAMLVARRPDVPWEATNQAAVHLWYESAFGFAVPPLASSADGVGTWPETATSVGVRLLPDDTLEIAAPCGLEDLFQLTLRRNPRRISEAQFRERVRAKRIRERWPRVQVIDG; the protein is encoded by the coding sequence ATGCATAGCCACGACCGCTACCACCAAGAACTGGCCAGCCTGCTGCTGCCCCACCCATGGTTTCGCCCGCTGCTGGAGACGGTGCGCGCGCTGGCGCTGCCGGACTGGTTTATCGGCGCGGGCGTCATCCGCACGCTGGTCTGGGACCACCTGCACAGCTACGCCGCGCCGACGCCCCTGGCCGATGTCGACGTGGTGTTCTTCGACCCGGCGGACCTGCGGCCAGCCCGCGACGCCGAGGTGCAGGCCATGCTGGTCGCCCGCCGCCCCGATGTGCCCTGGGAGGCCACAAACCAGGCCGCCGTGCACCTGTGGTACGAGTCGGCCTTTGGCTTCGCCGTGCCGCCGCTGGCCTCAAGCGCGGATGGGGTGGGGACATGGCCTGAGACGGCGACCAGCGTGGGGGTGCGCCTGCTGCCCGATGACACGCTGGAGATCGCGGCCCCGTGCGGGCTGGAGGATCTGTTCCAGCTCACGCTGCGGCGTAACCCGCGGCGCATCAGCGAGGCCCAGTTCCGCGAGCGCGTGCGGGCCAAGCGCATCCGCGAGCGCTGGCCGCGCGTCCAAGTCATCGATGGCTGA